TCGACGGTGCCATGGACCAAGCCGCATGGAAACGCCCGGGAACCCCGCAGTGTTACGGTGGAGCCTTCTCCGCAGGGATCAGGTTCACCGGGTGGGTGGACTCCCCGAACCTCGTCACCTCATCCACGGAGGAAGCAGGATCTTCCCTTCCGCGGTCTTGGGCGGGAACACCTGGACCCTCCTGCCTCCCTGCCACTGGATGATGCTGGTGACGGCCCCCTCGTCCGGATCGAGGGAGGGAATGACCTGGTGGCTCTTCTTGTCGAATCTGATCCTGCCGTACACGCCCATGAGGTCCAGGTTCTCCAGGGCGGTGATGACCGCGTCGGAATCGATGCCGCCGGCCTTTTCGATGGCCTCCTTGAGGGTATACACGGCCATGTAGCTCGAGGAGGTCCCGTACCCTTCCGGCTCCAGTCCCCATCTCTTTTGATAGGCATCGGCGAATTTCATGGTCCAGGGGGTGATCTTCGCAGGGGCGTTTCCTCCATTCACCAGGTTGACGATCAGGAATTCCCCCCTTCCCTCGGTCGCCTTCCAGAATCCCGGCTGCTCCGCGGCGTTCACGAATCCCATCGGCAGCGCCTTCACCTTCAACGTGCTCCACTGCTTGAGCAGGATCGAGCTCTCCGGCATGTCCATCCACAGGAAGAGGATGTCCGCCTTCTGCTTTATGGCCTCATTCAGTCCGACCGAATAGTCGGTGGTCCCGGTGGGATAGATCTTCATCTCCACCACGTCCCATCCCTTCTCGGTCAGCATTTTTTTCATGAATTCGCCGCCCTTCCGGGCATGCTCTACATCCTGGACCATGATGTAGACCTTGTTGAACCCGTGGCCTTTCTGGATGTCGCCGAAGAGCGTCATGAACTCGTTCGCCATCACTCCCACATGGCTGGTGATCCGAAAGCAGTACTTGTACTTGTCGTAATTCTCCGCAACCTTCTTGTGATACGCGGGTGTCAGGACGCCGGTGGTCAGGATGCTGACCTTCTTGTACTTGCTCAGCAGGTCCATCGCCGCGAGGGCCGCCTCGGAACGGACCGGTCCCCCGATGAGGAAGTCCGCGTTCTTTTCGAGAACC
The window above is part of the Deltaproteobacteria bacterium GWC2_65_14 genome. Proteins encoded here:
- a CDS encoding ABC transporter substrate-binding protein, whose protein sequence is MRMKSFRIVMALLLVLCLGGLSGIAAAAEKPIVIGAPLATAFLYGWDAERGIRLAVEEINAAGGVNVGGKKRPFAVEVIDTRDLEAGVPVTEALLAVEKLVLEKNADFLIGGPVRSEAALAAMDLLSKYKKVSILTTGVLTPAYHKKVAENYDKYKYCFRITSHVGVMANEFMTLFGDIQKGHGFNKVYIMVQDVEHARKGGEFMKKMLTEKGWDVVEMKIYPTGTTDYSVGLNEAIKQKADILFLWMDMPESSILLKQWSTLKVKALPMGFVNAAEQPGFWKATEGRGEFLIVNLVNGGNAPAKITPWTMKFADAYQKRWGLEPEGYGTSSSYMAVYTLKEAIEKAGGIDSDAVITALENLDLMGVYGRIRFDKKSHQVIPSLDPDEGAVTSIIQWQGGRRVQVFPPKTAEGKILLPPWMR